The Methanooceanicella nereidis genomic interval TTATGTGCGGCATCGCGGGCTTTATCGGTAAGGACGCCGGCCGTAGGACGCGCGGGATGATAGAATCCATCCGCCACAGGGGTCCGGACGGCACAGGATACTGGGAGGGGATGATAGGTAGCGAAGACGTTGCCCTGGGCCATGCCCATCTAAAGATCACCGGCGATATGAGCCAGCCCGTGACGCAAGACGGTAAAGCGATAGTCTATAACGGGGAGATCTATAATTTTGGCGAGTTTCTTCCTGGCACGTCGGATACCGCAGCCCTCTCCTCCGGCATACTAAAGGATGGTGTCGGGGGGTTTTTAAAATACGCGTCATCGATAAACGGTGAGTACGCATTTGCTGCCGTAGATAGCTCAGGCATGATACTGGCAAGGGACCCGGTAGGCATTAAGCCGTTATACTATGGCATTTCTCAGGATGGTTTCGGGTTCGCCTCTGAACGTAAAGCGCTGATGAAGGCCGGTATTTTAGATATAAAGAGGCTGACGCCGGGGTCAGTATATTATAATGGCATGGAAAAGACCGCTATCTCGCTTCCGGGACCGGACCCTGAGGTCAAGGATACATCAAAAGCCGTAGAGATGCTCGAAACCGCTCTTGCAAAGGCTGTAAAACTAAGGGTCCATCCTGACGCGGCCATAGCGTTCTCCGGCGGTGTCGACTGCTCGCTGATAGGAGCGATGGCGCAAGATACTCCGCTCTGTACTGTAGGGCTAAAATGCTCTTACGACATTAAGGCCGCGACGAATGCCGCCAGGATGATGGATGCCGAAAACAGGCACATAGTGTATGAGATGGAAGAAAAGGATGTTGAGGGAATATTACCCGATGTCATTTATGCCATAGAAAGCCATGAGCCCGTGAAAGTATCTATCGCATTGCCCATATTCTACCTGGCAAGGGAGGTCAGGCGTTCTGGTTTCCGGGTGATGCTTTCCGGACAGGGAGCCGACGAGCTGTTCGGCGGATATGCCAGATATGAGATCGCGCAGGAGGAAGGGCGTCTTGCGGATATGCTTGGGCATGATCTCCGGCATATAGCAGAGGCAAACCTTGAAAGGGACGATGCGGCGACCATGGCACATGGCGTCGAATTAAGGGTCCCGTATCTTGATCTCAACGTTATTGGGGTATCACAGAAAATCGACGCTTCCCTGAAAGTATATTTTGATGGTAAGGGTTATATACGCAAATATATCCTTAGAAAAATGGCAGAAAGATATCTCCCGCACGAAATATCTATAGCGCCGAAGAAGGCAATACAGTACGGCACGAGCGTGCAGAAAGTGCTGGCAAGGCTGGCAAGGGATAACGGCTTTAAAGGCGACCTTGCAGGTTATTTCAGATCATTGTATGAGGTTGTGTTCTAAAATGGTAATAACCGCAAAAGACGTGGAGCATATATCAAAGCTCGCATGCATCGACATAAGCGAGAAAGAAAAGGAGTTGTTCGAGAAGCAGTTTAACTCGATACTGGATTATTTTAAAGAGCTCGACGGGGTGAATACTGAGAATGTCGAGCCCACTTACCATGTCATAGGGCTTAATAACGTATTCAGGGAGGACGAGGCGACCGAATCCCTCTCGCATGAAGAAGCCCTCCGGAACACCGCCCGCACAGATAAAGGATACTTCAAAGGGCCGAGGATCGTGTAGACCATGTCAGGACAATACGAGGAATCGATAGCGAAGGTCTTCGACCGTATAAAGAAGAGCAAGATCAACGCATATATCACGTTGAACGAACATGAAGCAATGGAGACCGCCAGGGCCGTGGACAAAGGCGAGGTCACCGGAAGGCTGGCAGGAATGCCCGTAGCGATCAAGGACTGCATAACCACGAAGGGCATTCAGACGACCTGCGGCTCAAAGATACTTACAGGATATGTCCCGCCTTTTGACGCGGAAGTCACTGCCCGCGTCAAGAAAGAGGGAGCCGTCATAATAGGAAAGACTAACATGGACGAGTTCGCGATGGGCTCCTCTACCGAGAACAGCTATTACGGCGTCACGAGAAACCCGTGGGACCTGAACAGGGTCGCAGGAGGCTCATCGGGAGGCAGCGGAGCATCGGTGGCAGGCTTGGAGTGCCGCATATCGCTGGGAACAGACACAGGCGGGTCGGTCCGCTGTCCGGCATCATACTGCGGCGTCGTAGGCATAAAGCCGACCTACGGCCTGGTTTCTAGGTACGGTGTGGTCGAGTATGCCAACTCGCTGGAGCAGGTGGGCCCCATAGCGAGAAGCGTGAGCGATGCGGCGTTAATGCTTGACGTGATCGCGGGGCATGACCCGAAGGATTCCACATCCGTAGGCGAAGCGGACAAAGTCACTTACACTGATCATCTTAACGAGGGCGTTAAAGGCCTTACTATTGGAGTGCCGGAAGAGTACTTTGGCGAAGGCCTGAACCCGAGCGTGGAAAAAGCCGTATGGGACGGCATCATGACGCTCAACAAGCTTGGCGCGGACTATAAGAAGGTCTCGCTGCCGCACACGAAATACGCGCTATCGGCGTATTATATCATAGCCATGTGTGAAGCCTCGTCTAACCTTGCAAGGTTCGACGGCCTGAGGTATGGGCTGAGGACAGGCAAGGACGAGAACTGGCACAGCACCTTCTCGAGGATAAGGGCGGAAGGATTCGGCCAGGAAGTAAAGAGAAGGGTAATGCTGGGAACTTACGCGCTGTCCGAAGGATATTACGGTAAATATTACTTAAAGGCTTTAAAGGTCAGGACGCTTATTAAGCGGGACTTTGAAAAGGCGTTCAAGGATGTCGACGTCCTGGCGGCGCCGACGATGCCGACGCCTGCGTTCAAGATAGGGGAAAAGACCGAAGAGCCTCTGTCGATGTACATGGCTGACGTGAACACGCTGCCGATCAACCTTGCGGGAGTGCCTTCAATATCGGTCCCGTGCGGGTTCGCAGGAAGGCTGCCGATAGGGCTGCAGCTTATAGGCGACCTGTTCGCTGAGCCGTTGCTGATAAGGACGGCCTATACGTTCGAAGCGAATACTAATTTCCAGAAGCTTCCGGAGGGGTTCTAAATGGAAGATGACGTGATCATAGGGCTGGAGATACACTGCCAGCTGAATAAACTTAACAGCAAGCTGTTTTGCGGCTGTTCCACAAAGCACCATGGCTCCGAGCCAAACACTCACACCTGCCCCGTATGCCTGGGGCTTCCGGGAGCCTTACCGGTGATAAACAAAAAGGCCGTTGAATACGCCATAATGGTAGGCCTGGCCCTGAATTGCGGCATAGCGGAGCATACGCAATTCTACAGGAAAAATTATTATTATCCGGACCTGCCTCGCGGCTTCCAGATAACCCAGTATGATTATCCCATCGCTGAGAACGGGATGATGACAGTGGACGTCGACAGCATAGAGCGCCCGGTAAGGATAAAGAGAGTCCATATGGAGGAAGATCCGGGAAGGCTTGTGCACCAGGGGTCCATAGAGACGAGCAAATACGTCCTGGTAGACTATAACAGGTCAGGGATGCCTCTCATCGAGGTAGTCACCGAGCCCGATCTCCGTTCGCCAAAAGAAGCACGACGTTTTATAAACAAGCTAAGGAATATTCTTGAGTACCTGGATGTCTTCGACGGCTCGCTCGAAGGCGCTTTAAGGGTCGATGCCAACGTCTCGTTAAAGGGCGGTGCCAGAGTGGAGATCAAGAACATTTCCTCTTACAAAGGCGTCGAAAGAGCGCTCCTGTTCGAGATATCCCGCCAGCGCAACATGAAACGCAGAGGCGTGACCGTAACCCAGGAAACTCGCCACTATGACGACGAGAGGAACTGTACAATAACGCTCCGTTCCAAGGAACAGGCTGAAGAATATAGATACTTCCCGGAGGCGGACCTCGTACCGTTATCTGTAAAAGACTGGGAGAATAAGCTCAAGGCCAGGCTGCCCGAGCTGCCAGAGGCCAAGCGCGACAGGTTCAGGTCCCAGTATGGCATATCGGATAACCATGCGAAAGTCTTGACCGCTGAGATAAGGCTCGCCAACTACTATGAGTGCGTCGCAGGAAAATGTGACCCCGTAATGGCAGCCACATGGGTAGCGGATTACCTCAAGGGAGAGCTCAACTACAGGGACAGGGATGTCAGGGACGCTTTCGAGCCGGAAAAGATGATATTCATCATAGATCAGCTTAAGAAGGCAATAATAACAGATAAGGGAGCTGTAGAAGTTATCAGGGTACTCCTGGACGAAGGCGGGGAACCTGCATCGATCATAAAGTCCAGAAACCTCGCAAAAGTGGAAAGCGATATAACCCGCAAGGCGGTCACTGAGGTCATCAGTGAGAACGCCTCTGCCGTACAGGATCTCAGGTCGGGTAAACCGCAGGCCATGAACTTTTTGGTGGGCATGGTCATGAAAAAGACGAGGGGAAGGGCAGATCCAGAGGAAGTGAACTTATTATTGAGGGAGTTACTCGAATGCACCTTATAGTGACCGAGAAGAACATAACGGCAAAGAAGATCGCAAACATACTATTTACAAAGGGAGTAAAAGAAAAAAAGGTCAACGGGGTAAACACATACGAGAATGACGGAACGATCGTCATCGGTCTTTCGGGACATATAGTCAATATAGATTTTCCGTCAAAATACAATAACTGGTCGGAGACGCCGCCGCGCGGCCTTATATGGGCGGAGACCGAGCTGAAACATACGCAAAAAAAGATAGTAACGGCTTTAAAGAAACTAGCGCAGGAAGCCGACCGGATCACGATAGCCACTGACTTTGACCGCGAAGGAGAGCTTATAGGCGTCGAGGCACACAACATAATCAAGGACGCCAAAAAGGGCGCAAAGTTTGACAGGGTAAGGTTCAGCGCAATAACAAAGCCCGAGATAGAGAGAGCTTTTTCTAACCCTGTCCCCATAGACTTCGACCTTGCGGCCGCAGGCGAGGCCAGGCAAAAGATAGACCTTGTCTGGGGT includes:
- the gatC gene encoding Asp-tRNA(Asn)/Glu-tRNA(Gln) amidotransferase subunit GatC yields the protein MVITAKDVEHISKLACIDISEKEKELFEKQFNSILDYFKELDGVNTENVEPTYHVIGLNNVFREDEATESLSHEEALRNTARTDKGYFKGPRIV
- the gatA gene encoding Asp-tRNA(Asn)/Glu-tRNA(Gln) amidotransferase subunit GatA; amino-acid sequence: MSGQYEESIAKVFDRIKKSKINAYITLNEHEAMETARAVDKGEVTGRLAGMPVAIKDCITTKGIQTTCGSKILTGYVPPFDAEVTARVKKEGAVIIGKTNMDEFAMGSSTENSYYGVTRNPWDLNRVAGGSSGGSGASVAGLECRISLGTDTGGSVRCPASYCGVVGIKPTYGLVSRYGVVEYANSLEQVGPIARSVSDAALMLDVIAGHDPKDSTSVGEADKVTYTDHLNEGVKGLTIGVPEEYFGEGLNPSVEKAVWDGIMTLNKLGADYKKVSLPHTKYALSAYYIIAMCEASSNLARFDGLRYGLRTGKDENWHSTFSRIRAEGFGQEVKRRVMLGTYALSEGYYGKYYLKALKVRTLIKRDFEKAFKDVDVLAAPTMPTPAFKIGEKTEEPLSMYMADVNTLPINLAGVPSISVPCGFAGRLPIGLQLIGDLFAEPLLIRTAYTFEANTNFQKLPEGF
- a CDS encoding asparagine synthetase B family protein → MCGIAGFIGKDAGRRTRGMIESIRHRGPDGTGYWEGMIGSEDVALGHAHLKITGDMSQPVTQDGKAIVYNGEIYNFGEFLPGTSDTAALSSGILKDGVGGFLKYASSINGEYAFAAVDSSGMILARDPVGIKPLYYGISQDGFGFASERKALMKAGILDIKRLTPGSVYYNGMEKTAISLPGPDPEVKDTSKAVEMLETALAKAVKLRVHPDAAIAFSGGVDCSLIGAMAQDTPLCTVGLKCSYDIKAATNAARMMDAENRHIVYEMEEKDVEGILPDVIYAIESHEPVKVSIALPIFYLAREVRRSGFRVMLSGQGADELFGGYARYEIAQEEGRLADMLGHDLRHIAEANLERDDAATMAHGVELRVPYLDLNVIGVSQKIDASLKVYFDGKGYIRKYILRKMAERYLPHEISIAPKKAIQYGTSVQKVLARLARDNGFKGDLAGYFRSLYEVVF
- the gatB gene encoding Asp-tRNA(Asn)/Glu-tRNA(Gln) amidotransferase subunit GatB, giving the protein MEDDVIIGLEIHCQLNKLNSKLFCGCSTKHHGSEPNTHTCPVCLGLPGALPVINKKAVEYAIMVGLALNCGIAEHTQFYRKNYYYPDLPRGFQITQYDYPIAENGMMTVDVDSIERPVRIKRVHMEEDPGRLVHQGSIETSKYVLVDYNRSGMPLIEVVTEPDLRSPKEARRFINKLRNILEYLDVFDGSLEGALRVDANVSLKGGARVEIKNISSYKGVERALLFEISRQRNMKRRGVTVTQETRHYDDERNCTITLRSKEQAEEYRYFPEADLVPLSVKDWENKLKARLPELPEAKRDRFRSQYGISDNHAKVLTAEIRLANYYECVAGKCDPVMAATWVADYLKGELNYRDRDVRDAFEPEKMIFIIDQLKKAIITDKGAVEVIRVLLDEGGEPASIIKSRNLAKVESDITRKAVTEVISENASAVQDLRSGKPQAMNFLVGMVMKKTRGRADPEEVNLLLRELLECTL